A single region of the Mesotoga sp. BH458_6_3_2_1 genome encodes:
- a CDS encoding polyprenyl synthetase family protein — MNLAEFTPFFNMNLRRFLDELDLYEPLKEVVSYTPMAGGKRLRAYLVWELARFTGFGEENAIKTGIAVELFHSGSLIHDDLPAVDNDTMRRGLPSSHVKFGECKAILAGDFLMLYPSELLSSLDIESSSKLNLMRLWQETSLEVVKGEFEDVFPVNKSREQMERIHAAKTGSLFGFCFAAPFAGKEEEKFVQMRQLGLRFGKLFQMMDDIKDVTSTKSELGKTPGKDGKQDKLTILSFESIEEAQTKVKEMFLDLLEEIDEFYDLSREMVSVYDLIARR, encoded by the coding sequence ATGAATCTAGCTGAATTTACACCCTTTTTCAATATGAATCTTAGAAGGTTTCTCGATGAACTGGACCTTTATGAACCATTGAAAGAAGTAGTCTCTTATACTCCTATGGCTGGTGGAAAGAGACTCAGAGCATATCTTGTCTGGGAACTAGCTAGGTTCACTGGGTTCGGCGAGGAAAATGCCATAAAGACAGGTATTGCCGTAGAACTCTTCCATAGCGGAAGTCTGATCCACGATGATCTGCCTGCGGTAGATAACGATACTATGAGGCGGGGCTTACCATCTAGTCACGTTAAATTTGGTGAGTGCAAAGCCATATTGGCAGGGGATTTTCTCATGCTGTATCCCTCAGAACTCCTCTCTTCACTAGATATAGAAAGCAGTTCTAAGCTGAATCTCATGAGACTCTGGCAAGAGACTTCTCTTGAGGTAGTCAAAGGTGAGTTCGAAGACGTCTTCCCCGTAAACAAGTCAAGAGAACAAATGGAAAGAATTCACGCTGCCAAGACGGGTTCTCTTTTCGGCTTCTGTTTCGCAGCTCCGTTTGCGGGAAAAGAGGAAGAGAAATTCGTTCAAATGCGCCAGCTGGGGCTGAGATTCGGCAAGTTGTTTCAGATGATGGATGACATAAAAGATGTAACATCTACAAAAAGTGAACTTGGAAAAACACCGGGAAAAGATGGTAAACAAGACAAGCTCACTATACTCTCGTTCGAATCCATTGAGGAAGCTCAGACGAAAGTCAAAGAGATGTTTCTCGACCTTCTGGAAGAAATCGACGAGTTCTATGATCTTTCAAGAGAAATGGTAAGTGTTTACGACTTGATTGCCAGACGCTGA
- a CDS encoding bifunctional nuclease family protein: MLQVRLRGLALDQSNSPVVILEVEKTNKGFGIWIGPFEAEALALAVSGKDFPRPLTYDLFLNTVAQLGGNFEKAVIGQVKDNIYYATLHLQDRNGQFYVIDARPSDCLVLAVKKGFPIFVEDAVFVESSIDLSNLQTDTLQHGPEEENEGFKKFVENLDIEELKKHFRGKDENNESS; encoded by the coding sequence ATGTTGCAGGTAAGACTCAGGGGATTGGCCCTAGACCAGAGTAATTCCCCAGTAGTCATACTGGAAGTTGAGAAGACAAACAAGGGGTTTGGAATATGGATTGGCCCATTTGAGGCAGAGGCTCTTGCCCTTGCTGTTAGTGGAAAAGACTTTCCAAGGCCTTTGACATATGATCTCTTTCTTAATACAGTCGCTCAACTTGGGGGTAATTTCGAGAAGGCAGTTATCGGTCAGGTAAAAGACAATATCTATTACGCGACTCTACATTTGCAGGATCGAAACGGTCAGTTTTACGTGATAGATGCTCGCCCATCTGACTGTCTGGTGCTCGCCGTTAAGAAGGGTTTCCCGATTTTCGTAGAAGATGCTGTATTCGTTGAGAGTTCTATCGACCTAAGCAACCTTCAGACTGACACTCTTCAGCACGGTCCGGAAGAGGAAAATGAAGGCTTCAAGAAGTTCGTTGAAAACCTTGACATTGAAGAGCTCAAAAAACACTTCAGAGGAAAAGACGAGAACAATGAATCTAGCTGA
- a CDS encoding 1-acyl-sn-glycerol-3-phosphate acyltransferase, which yields MRFLKKLLSLVVTVWIAVLGVLYICVYGGIVILIGNLIGKIKGKKERKTFISREVSRFGRAAFVLSGSKVRVAGRENVPQNGPMVIVANHQSAFDIPLIPGYVYPEISFIAKKELSKIPGVSWFISALDGVYIERGNRSQTAGAMRKIFRILKEDGTILLFPEGTRSTAGEIGEFKDGSLSIPFKLGVKVIPVALDGTRNLLKKNSFLITPSRISLAISKPVLPEDFASEKEFCQGVYNIIEDALESLRN from the coding sequence TTGAGATTCCTGAAAAAGCTACTTAGTCTGGTAGTTACTGTCTGGATAGCCGTGCTTGGAGTCCTTTACATCTGTGTCTATGGCGGAATCGTGATCCTTATTGGGAACTTGATAGGCAAGATAAAAGGGAAGAAAGAGAGAAAGACTTTCATCTCAAGAGAAGTCTCGAGATTTGGCAGAGCGGCCTTTGTACTTTCGGGATCAAAGGTAAGGGTAGCAGGTAGGGAAAATGTGCCCCAGAACGGACCAATGGTAATCGTCGCAAACCATCAAAGCGCGTTCGACATACCGCTTATTCCGGGCTACGTCTATCCGGAAATTTCTTTCATAGCAAAGAAAGAGTTGTCGAAAATTCCAGGTGTCAGCTGGTTCATCAGTGCTCTTGACGGAGTATACATTGAGAGAGGAAACAGATCGCAGACAGCAGGTGCTATGAGAAAGATCTTCAGAATACTGAAAGAGGACGGGACGATTCTGCTGTTTCCGGAAGGAACTCGAAGCACAGCCGGAGAAATTGGAGAGTTCAAAGACGGGAGTCTTTCAATACCTTTCAAGCTTGGAGTTAAAGTCATCCCTGTAGCTCTAGACGGAACTCGTAATCTTCTGAAGAAGAACAGTTTCCTTATCACTCCGTCAAGGATCTCTCTTGCCATATCTAAGCCTGTTTTACCGGAAGACTTCGCTTCCGAAAAAGAGTTCTGCCAAGGAGTCTATAATATAATTGAAGATGCACTGGAATCACTGAGAAACTGA
- the thiI gene encoding tRNA uracil 4-sulfurtransferase ThiI has product MDRFVVVRYGEIALKQGNRKLFEKVLSNNIKRQLGKSTVERIRGRIIVTVPSDKLQTATEVMSRTFGIQNYSLGTWTTYDLEDIYLTSTDLARREVERGKRTFKVETRRLDKRFPLKSIELNPLVGERILEKIPETSVDLHNPDFKIEIEIRDEGVLISCGKTTANGGLPVGVSGRAILLLSGGIDSPVSGWLAQKRGLDLDAIHFSSPPYTGEKAFDKVLSLAKSLSLYNGGREFRLYSIHFTEAQIAVHKHVEERYSLICQRRLMMKITNRIAERNRIIAVVTGENLGQVASQTLENLRVIEEQTDLIVLRPLLTYDKIETIELAKKIGTFETSILPYEDCCTVFVPSSPATKARLFDINRVEAGLDFEDLTTRALNKSKMYRMKNGEILEVGGIEIPEKAT; this is encoded by the coding sequence ATGGATAGATTCGTAGTAGTGAGATATGGAGAAATTGCTCTAAAGCAGGGAAACAGAAAACTCTTCGAAAAGGTCCTGTCAAACAACATAAAGAGACAATTAGGAAAGTCGACTGTAGAAAGGATCCGGGGGCGAATAATAGTCACTGTGCCTTCTGACAAGCTGCAAACAGCCACGGAAGTAATGTCTCGGACATTCGGAATCCAGAACTACAGTTTGGGGACGTGGACAACTTACGATCTTGAGGACATCTATCTGACTTCCACAGACCTTGCAAGGAGGGAGGTCGAGAGAGGGAAAAGAACCTTTAAGGTGGAGACCCGAAGGCTCGACAAGCGATTCCCTTTGAAAAGCATCGAACTGAATCCTCTTGTTGGGGAGCGGATTCTTGAAAAGATCCCCGAAACTTCTGTCGATCTTCACAATCCGGATTTCAAGATCGAGATTGAGATAAGAGATGAAGGAGTTCTCATTTCATGCGGAAAAACGACCGCTAACGGAGGTCTACCTGTTGGAGTAAGTGGTAGGGCTATTCTGCTGCTTTCTGGGGGAATCGATAGTCCTGTGTCCGGTTGGCTTGCCCAGAAGAGGGGATTAGATCTTGACGCCATTCACTTCTCCAGTCCACCATACACGGGTGAGAAGGCTTTCGACAAAGTTCTCTCTCTTGCGAAATCCCTTTCTCTCTACAATGGAGGCAGGGAGTTTAGACTATATTCAATTCACTTCACAGAAGCTCAAATCGCCGTTCACAAACATGTTGAAGAGAGATACAGTCTTATCTGTCAGAGAAGGTTAATGATGAAGATCACAAACAGAATTGCTGAAAGGAACAGGATAATCGCTGTCGTGACTGGAGAGAACCTTGGTCAGGTGGCGAGTCAAACTCTCGAGAACCTGAGAGTAATTGAAGAACAGACAGATTTGATAGTGCTTAGGCCTTTGCTTACTTACGATAAAATCGAGACAATAGAGCTTGCCAAGAAAATAGGGACGTTTGAGACGTCAATATTGCCTTATGAAGACTGTTGTACGGTGTTCGTGCCATCGAGTCCCGCAACAAAGGCAAGACTATTCGACATCAACCGGGTAGAAGCCGGGCTGGACTTTGAGGACCTGACGACGAGGGCCCTCAACAAGTCGAAAATGTACAGAATGAAGAACGGCGAGATATTGGAGGTAGGGGGAATTGAGATTCCTGAAAAAGCTACTTAG
- a CDS encoding tetratricopeptide repeat protein, with protein MKKLLLISFLVLFSSLFIASDFETLQSEFVQIRAVQNTGLMTSFIERLESEDLGDIEILTLLADSHREYANWIEDKKDRETHYKKARELAEKAIKMDDSYGMAYYVKGAAIGQLAQMAGIIQSMFLITDFDKSIDKAMELMPDSPFPFIAKGMRDRDTPWPYRNYGKSEERFLKAIENDPAYINSYYELALLYQVWKKKDLAAQYYKKVLELEIQSDFVVQGQESKEKAQKWLEDNGY; from the coding sequence ATGAAGAAACTGCTATTAATCTCTTTCTTGGTTCTATTTTCATCGCTTTTTATTGCTTCTGATTTCGAGACGCTCCAATCTGAATTTGTTCAGATAAGGGCGGTACAGAACACTGGGCTGATGACCAGCTTCATAGAGAGACTCGAGTCAGAGGATCTAGGAGACATAGAAATTCTCACGTTGCTTGCGGATTCTCACAGAGAGTATGCAAACTGGATAGAAGACAAGAAAGATAGAGAAACTCACTATAAGAAGGCAAGGGAACTTGCAGAAAAGGCAATAAAAATGGACGATTCTTATGGGATGGCCTACTATGTAAAAGGTGCGGCGATAGGACAGCTTGCTCAGATGGCGGGGATAATCCAATCTATGTTCCTGATAACCGACTTCGATAAGAGTATAGATAAGGCTATGGAACTGATGCCAGACAGTCCATTTCCCTTTATTGCTAAAGGAATGAGAGATAGAGATACTCCCTGGCCATACCGAAATTACGGAAAGTCGGAAGAACGATTCCTGAAGGCCATTGAAAATGATCCTGCATATATCAACAGTTACTACGAGCTCGCTTTACTTTATCAGGTATGGAAAAAGAAAGATTTGGCCGCACAATACTACAAGAAGGTTCTTGAACTGGAAATTCAGAGTGATTTCGTGGTTCAAGGTCAGGAGTCGAAGGAAAAGGCGCAGAAGTGGCTGGAAGATAACGGATACTGA
- a CDS encoding carbon-nitrogen hydrolase family protein: protein MSRTEKIRIGIVQFKADNDEPGENLEKATSYIESLVEEDVNIVVLPEMFNSGYGTDEATVNNAVEMQEETEEILSALADYNDIAIVGGMVNRTKVGLFNSAVIMLPYLEAIYYNKTHLFRDEKKVFTPGKEFKSFEYLGVKFGLLMCYEIGFPEISRKLCRQGAEVLLVPFAFGRERRLIYDTATRARSIENGCFLAAASQVGSNKSMNFVGESRIVSPSGEIIADCGGAEGFAFADVDTKLVKRYRFNESRDSHGYFSNLRDDLYV, encoded by the coding sequence ATGAGTAGAACGGAGAAAATCAGAATTGGAATTGTTCAGTTCAAAGCAGACAATGATGAGCCGGGCGAGAATTTGGAGAAGGCGACAAGCTATATTGAGAGTCTTGTTGAAGAGGATGTGAACATTGTTGTTCTTCCCGAGATGTTCAACAGCGGATATGGAACGGATGAAGCCACCGTCAACAATGCAGTCGAGATGCAGGAGGAGACAGAAGAGATCCTTTCGGCGCTTGCCGATTACAATGACATTGCTATTGTCGGTGGAATGGTGAACAGGACGAAAGTCGGTCTTTTCAATTCCGCTGTAATAATGCTTCCTTATCTTGAAGCGATCTACTACAACAAGACTCACCTTTTCCGCGATGAAAAAAAAGTCTTCACTCCTGGCAAAGAATTCAAGTCTTTTGAGTATTTGGGTGTGAAGTTTGGACTACTTATGTGCTATGAAATCGGGTTCCCCGAAATCTCGAGAAAACTCTGCAGGCAAGGAGCCGAGGTTCTCTTAGTTCCATTCGCCTTTGGAAGAGAGAGAAGGTTGATTTACGATACTGCGACCAGAGCTCGTTCAATTGAAAACGGGTGCTTCCTTGCGGCAGCCAGTCAAGTTGGATCGAATAAGTCTATGAACTTTGTCGGAGAAAGCAGAATCGTTTCGCCTTCAGGGGAAATCATTGCAGATTGTGGTGGCGCAGAAGGTTTTGCTTTTGCCGATGTTGACACTAAGCTTGTCAAGAGATATCGATTCAACGAGAGTCGTGATTCTCACGGGTATTTTTCTAACTTAAGAGACGATCTATACGTTTGA
- the infC gene encoding translation initiation factor IF-3, with protein sequence MARGDSTPKNNEIMTKTVRLVDINGEQLGVVQTSEALKNAREKGLDLVLVAPAANPPVARIMDYGKYKYEKDKRKKEAKKKTKQSQLKEMKFRIRIDEHDFQTKTNRIKEFLEKGSKVRVVIMFRGREIVFSDKGREILERVADQLQQISDIDRPPKLEGRDMWMILKPKAAPQGGKDNGQQSKNEDS encoded by the coding sequence ATCGCAAGAGGTGATTCAACACCGAAAAACAATGAAATAATGACGAAGACGGTGAGACTTGTTGACATTAACGGGGAACAGCTGGGTGTTGTTCAGACATCAGAAGCGCTTAAAAATGCCAGAGAAAAGGGTCTAGATCTAGTTCTTGTGGCGCCTGCGGCAAATCCGCCGGTTGCAAGAATAATGGATTACGGAAAGTATAAGTACGAAAAGGACAAGCGAAAGAAGGAAGCAAAGAAGAAGACCAAGCAGTCACAGCTTAAAGAGATGAAATTCAGAATCAGGATTGATGAGCATGATTTCCAGACCAAGACGAACAGGATAAAAGAATTCCTTGAAAAGGGAAGTAAAGTTAGGGTCGTCATAATGTTCAGAGGCAGGGAAATCGTCTTTTCAGATAAAGGAAGAGAGATTCTCGAAAGAGTTGCAGATCAGCTACAGCAGATTTCCGATATCGATAGGCCTCCAAAGTTGGAGGGAAGAGATATGTGGATGATTCTTAAGCCAAAGGCAGCTCCTCAAGGAGGTAAAGATAATGGGCAACAAAGTAAAAATGAAGACTCATAA
- the rpmI gene encoding 50S ribosomal protein L35, whose translation MGNKVKMKTHKASAKRYKVTGSGKIMRNQSGTGHNTGKKSESSRREARKWKLVEGGYEKKVKKSLGI comes from the coding sequence ATGGGCAACAAAGTAAAAATGAAGACTCATAAGGCAAGTGCCAAGAGGTATAAGGTTACCGGTAGTGGAAAGATCATGAGGAACCAATCAGGAACTGGTCATAATACCGGTAAGAAGAGTGAAAGCAGTCGCCGAGAGGCTCGAAAATGGAAGCTGGTCGAAGGCGGATACGAGAAGAAAGTCAAGAAAAGCCTGGGCATTTGA
- the rplT gene encoding 50S ribosomal protein L20, whose protein sequence is MRVKGGVNSKKKKLKYLKAAKGYRGALSRRYRLAKQFYIRSGVYAYAGRKIRKRDFRKLWITRINAGARIAGTKYNDLIHGLKIAGVNINRKMLADLAVNDFNTFREYCEIAKSALNGN, encoded by the coding sequence ATGCGTGTAAAAGGTGGAGTAAATTCAAAGAAGAAAAAGCTGAAATATCTGAAAGCCGCGAAGGGTTATAGAGGTGCCTTGAGCAGAAGGTACAGGCTGGCAAAGCAGTTTTATATAAGATCCGGTGTCTATGCCTATGCGGGAAGGAAGATAAGAAAGAGAGATTTCAGGAAACTCTGGATAACCAGGATCAATGCCGGTGCGCGAATCGCAGGCACTAAGTATAATGATCTGATCCATGGTTTGAAAATCGCTGGTGTGAACATCAACCGAAAGATGCTTGCAGACCTTGCAGTCAATGACTTCAATACGTTTAGGGAGTATTGCGAGATCGCCAAATCGGCACTGAACGGAAATTAA
- a CDS encoding OsmC family protein — protein sequence MEYSAKRIGKMAFYAKTPSGHDIYMDAKEASGGDGSAPSPMETVLAALMGCTSMDVVSILSKMKVNDYEYWISANYEYAKEHPKVFTNIELVYHFSGKNLPKDKIEKAVNLSQERYCSVSAMLKNSVDLAMRIEYEGEEN from the coding sequence ATGGAATACTCTGCTAAGAGAATAGGAAAGATGGCCTTCTACGCAAAAACCCCCTCAGGTCATGATATATATATGGACGCCAAGGAAGCTTCAGGTGGAGATGGGTCTGCACCAAGCCCAATGGAGACGGTTCTGGCTGCATTGATGGGGTGCACGTCGATGGACGTTGTTTCCATACTCTCCAAGATGAAGGTCAACGACTACGAATACTGGATTTCTGCAAACTATGAGTATGCTAAAGAACATCCAAAAGTCTTCACAAATATTGAACTCGTCTACCATTTCTCCGGCAAGAATCTTCCGAAGGACAAGATTGAAAAGGCAGTTAATCTCTCGCAGGAAAGATACTGCTCTGTCTCTGCTATGTTGAAGAACTCGGTAGATCTTGCAATGAGGATTGAATATGAGGGTGAAGAAAATTGA